The sequence below is a genomic window from Polyangiaceae bacterium.
GCTGGTGCCGTTCCTCGAGCACGACGACGCGAACCGCGCGCTCATGGGCGCAAACATGCAGCGTCAGGCCGTGCCGTTGGTTCGCACCGAGGCCCCCTTGGTCGGCACCGGCATGGAGCGTCGGGTGGCCATCGACTCCGGCGTCTGCGTCGTGGCACGGCGTGAGGGCGTGGTCGAGAGCGTGGATGCCGAGCGCATCGTCGTGCGCGCCACCGCTGGCGAGGGCGACGAGGTTCCGGACATCTATCAGCTGACCAAGTACCAGCGCTCGAATCAGAGCACCTGCTACAACCAGAAGCCCATCGTCCGTCCGGGCGAGGTGGTGAAGGCGAACGACGTGCTCGCCGATGGTCCGGCGACGGACAAGGGCGAGCTGGCCCTCGGTCAGAACGTGCTCGTCGCGTTCATGCCGTGGCAGGGATACAACTTCGAGGACTCCATCCTCGTCAGCGAGCGCATCGTCAAGGAAGACGTCTACACCTCGGTACACATCGAGGAGTTCGAGTGCGTCGCCCGCGACACCAAACTCGGCAAGGAAGAGATCACGAAGGACATCCCGAACGTCGGTGAAGAGGCCCTCAAGGACCTCGACGACGCCGGCATCGTCCGGATCGGTGCCGAGGTGAAGCCGGGAGACATTCTGGTCGGCAAGATCACGCCCAAGGGCGAGAGTCAGCTCTCCCCCGAAGAAAAGCTGCTCCGCGCCATCTTCGGCGAGAAGGCCGGCGACGTCCGGGACAGCTCCTTGAAGGTGCCGCCGGGAGTCTCCGGCATCGTGATCAACGCTCGCATCTTCAGCCGCAAGGGCACCGAGAAGGACGAGCGCGCTCGCACCATCGAGGACCAGGAACGCGCCAAGCTGGAGCGGACCCGAGACGAGGAAGTGAAGATCCTCCGGGACTCCTTCTTCCGGAAGATCAAGAAGGTGCTGACCGGCAAGACCACCGCCGGCAAGCTCGTGGACGACAAGGGCAAGGTGCTCCTGGCCAAGGGCGTCCAGATCGCCGCGGACGAGCTGACGGAGATCCCCCGCAAGTACTGGGGCGAAATTCCGGTGGAGTCTGGTGGCGACGAGGTCGCTCAGCTCCTGCACGATCTGGAGGAGATGGTCCGGGAGCGCGAAGAGCACTTCCGCGACAAGATCGAGCGCCTCAGCCGTGGTGACGAGCTGCCCCCGGGCGTCATCAAGATGGTCAAGGTCTACGTCGCCATCAAGCGCAAGCTGCAGGTTGGCGACAAGATGGCCGGCCGTCACGGCAACAAGGGTGTCGTCAGCCGCATCCTGCCGGAAGAGGACATGCCCTATCTGGCGGATGGCCGTCCGGTGGACATCGTGCTCAACCCGCTGGGTGTGCCGAGCCGCATGAACGTCGGACAGATCCTCGAGACTCACCTCGGCTGGGGTGCGCGAGAGCTGGGCCGCCAGATCCACGAGATGGTGGAGTCCAAGTTCTCACCCGACAAGGTGAAGGCTCGCTTGGTCGAGGTGTACGACGGCGACGAGAACTTCTCCAAGATGATCAAGTCGCTCTCGGCGGACGAGGCCATCAGTCTCGCGAGCAAGGTCAAGAACGGCGTGTTCTTCGGAACCCCGGTGTTCGACGGCGCTCACGAGGCTCAGATCAAGGGTGCACTCAACAAGGCGGAGCTCAGCCCGTCGGGTCAGGCCATCCTGTTCGACGGCCGCAGCGGTGAGCCCTTCGACCACAACGTCACGGTCGGCGTGATGTACATGCTGAAGCTCCACCACCTGGTGGACGACAAGATCCACGCCCGGTCCATCGGCCCCTACTCCCTGGTCACCCAGCAGCCGCTCGGTGGCAAGGCGCAGTTCGGTGGTCAGCGTCTGGGCGAGATGGAGGTCTGGGCCATGGAAGCGTACGGCGCCGCCTACGCGCTTCAGGAGTTCCTCACCGTCAAGAGCGACGACGTGCAAGGACGCACCCGGATGTACGAGTCCATCGTCAAGGGCGAGTACGCCCTCGAGGCGGGGCTTCCAGAGAGCTTCAACGTTCTCATCAAGGAGCTCCAGTCGCTGTGCCTGAACGTCGAGCTCGTCGAGGCCCCCGCTCAGGCGACGGCGGCGGAGGAATGAGATGACGACGACCCTGGGAAACATTTCCACGATCCACGGAGGCTGCCCCAATGCGTGACATCTTCTCCTTCTTCGAGAAGCCCAAGGATCCGTTGTCGTTCTCCGCGATGCGGATCTCGCTCGCCAGCCCCGAGAAGATCCGCGAGTGGTCTCACGGCGAGGTGAAGAAGCCGGAGACCATCAACTACCGGACCTTCAAGCCGGAACGGGACGGCCTGTTCTGCGCCAAGATCTTCGGCCCCGTGAAGGACTACGAGTGCATCTGCGGCAAGTACAAGCGCATGAAGCACCGCGGGATCGTGTGCGAGAAGTGCGGCGTCGAGGTGATTCAGTCCAAGGTGCGTCGTGAGCGCCTCGGCCACATCAACCTCGCCACGCCGGTCGCCCACATCTGGTTCCTCAAGAGCCTCCCCAGCCGCATCGGCAACATCCTCGACATCACCCTCAAGGATCTGGAAAAGGTCCTGTACTGCGAGGCGTACATCGTCATCGACCCGAAGGACACCGGTCTCGGGGTAGGTGAGCTCCTCAGCGAGGACCGCTACGTCCAGCTCCTCGAGGAGTACGGGGACGACCGTTTCGACGCCGGCATGGGCGGCGAAGCCGTGCTCGAGATGCTGAAGCGCGTGGACGTGCACAGCCTCGCGGAGCAGCTCCGCGGTGAGATGCGTACCAGCACCAGCGAGGCGAAGCGCAAGAAGATCGCCAAGCGTCTGAAGGTGGTGGAGGCGTTCCGCGGTAGCGGCAACCGCCCGGAGTGGATGATGCTGACCGTCATCCCGGTCCTGCCGCCGGACCTGCGACCCCTGGTGCCGTTGGATGGTGGCCGCTTCGCGACCAGCGATCTCAACGACCTTTACCGTCGCGTGATCAATCGGAACAACCGCCTCAAGCGGCTCCTGGAGCTGAACGCGCCGGAGATCATCATCCGCAACGAGCGCCGCATGCTGCAAGAGGCAGTGGATGCGCTGTTCGACAACGGCCGCCGCGGCAAGACCATCACGGGTCCCAACAAGCGCCCGCTCAAGAGCCTGTCCGACATGCTCAAGGGCAAGCAGGGCCGGTTCCGTCAGAACCTGCTCGGCAAGCGTGTGGACTACTCGGGCCGTTCCGTCATCGTCGTCGGTCCCACGCTCAAGCTTCACCAGTGCGGCTTGCCGAAGAAGATGGCGCTCGAGCTGTTCAAGCCCTTCATCTACAACAAGCTGGAGGAGCGCGGCTTCGTCAACACCATCAAGAGTGCCAAGAAGATGGTGGAGAAGGAGCGTCCCGAGGTGTGGGACATCCTGGACGAGGTCATCAGCGAGCATCCCGTGCTCCTGAACCGCGCGCCCACCCTGCACCGTCTCGGCATCCAGGCATTCGAACCGGTGCTCATCGAGGGCAAGGCCATCCAGCTCCACCCGCTGGTCTGCGCAGCCTTCAACGCGGACTTCGACGGCGACCAGATGGCGGTCCACGTGCCGCTCTCCATCGAAGCTCAGATGGAGGCTCGCGTGCTCATGATGAGCACGAACAACATTCTGTCGCCCGCCAACGGCCGGCCCATCATCAACCCGACCCAGGACATCGTGCTGGGGCTCTATTACGCGACCCGGCTGCGCCGTTTCGCGCGGGGCAGCTACCGTGAAAATGCCCTGACCTACGACGAGGGCAAGGGCGAGCTGTCGGGCTACCTACGTGGCGTGTTCGCGTCTCCGGACGAGGTGCGCATGGCCTACGACAACGGCGTCGTGGACCTGCACTCCGGCATCAAGGTTCGGATCAAGGATCGCGACGACGAGGGCAAGCAGCGCTCGCGCGTGGTGGCTACCACCGTGGGCCGCGTCATCATCGCGGAGATCCTGCCGCCCGGTATTCCCTTCGACTACGTCAACAAGGTGCTCAACAAGAAGGCCCTGTCGGCGCTGATCGACGTCTGCTACCGCAAGCACAAGAACAAGGAAACGGTGCTGCTGGCAGACCGTCTCCGCACGCTGGGCTTCACCCACGCTACCCGCGCCGGTATCTCCATCTGCATGGATGACATGGTCATCCCGGACAAGAAGAAGGAGCTGATCGACGCGGCCCAGGCAGAGCTCGAACGCGTGGTCGATCAGTACCAAGAAGGCCTCATCACCGACGGCGAGCGTTACAACAAGGTGGTCGACATCTGGGCCGGCGTCGCGGACCGCGTGACGGAAGAGATGATGCAGGTCATCGGCCGCGAGGTGATGACGGATCCGGAGACCAACGAGAGCAGCGACGAATCGAGCTTCAACCCCGTCTACATCATGGCGGATTCCGGAGCTCGTGGTTCGACGCAGCAGATGCGGCAGCTGGCGGCCATGCGCGGGCTGATGGCCAAGCCTTCGGGCGAGATCATCGAGACGCCCATCACCGCGAACTTCCGCGAAGGTCTCAGCGTGCTGCAGTACTTCATCTCGACGCACGGCGCGCGCAAGGGCTTGGCGGATACCGCCCTCAAGACCGCGAACTCCGGCTACCTCACGCGACGTCTGGTGGACGTGGCACAAGACGCCGTGGTCGCGGAGTTCGACTGCGGGACCCTCGACGGCATTCGCGTCACCAAGCTCGAAGAGGCGGGCGAGGTCATTCAGCCGCTGGGCGATCGCATTCTCGGTCGCGTGGTGCTGGAGGACGTGGTGGACCCGCTCACCGGCGAGGTCTTGGTCGAGGCCAACACCGAGCTCGATGAGACCCTGGTTCGTCAGATCGAGGAAGCCGGCATCGAAGAGGTCGTCATCCGCTCCGTGCTCACCTGCCAGACTCGCCGTGGTGTGTGCTCCATGTGCTACGGCCGTGACCTGGCGCGTGGCTACCGCGTGAACATCGGCGAGGCCGTCGGCATCATTGCCGCGCAGTCCATCGGCGAGCCCGGCACTCAGCTCACCATGCGTACGTTCCACATCGGTGGCGCAGCGGCCCGCGGCAAGATCGAGCAGAGTTCGCTCGAGACGCGCACCGAAGGCACCGTACAGCTCCGTAACGTGCAGCTCGCGAACAAGCAGGACGGCTCGGTCGTGGTCATGAATCGCCACGGCGAGCTCGTGATCATGGACGATACGGGCCGCGAGCGTGAGCACCACCGTCTGGTGTACGGCGCCATGCTCAAGTGCAAGGATGGAGACCGAGTCCCGGCCGCGTCCATCGTGGCGGAGTGGGATCCCTTCGCGGCCCCCATCCTCACCGAGGTGGGCGGTATCGTGAAGTTCGGCGACCTGGTCGAAGGCGTCACCGTCATCGAGAAGGTCGACGAGGTCACGGGTCTTTCGCGCAAGATCGTCATCGAGTCGCGCGCGGCGGATCTCCGCCCGCGGATCACGATCTCGGATCCGGAGACCGGCGAGCCGATGAAGCTGCCGGGGACCGAGCTCGACGCCCGCTACCTGCTGCCGGTTGGCGCCAACATCGTGGCGCAGGAAGGCGAGCAAATCTCGGCCGGCGAGGCGCTGGTCAAGATCCCGCGGGACACCACCAAGGTGCAGGACATCACTGGTGGTCTGCCCCGCGTGGCGGAGCTGTTCGAGGCGCGCAAGCCGAAGGATCACGCCATCATCAGCGAGATCGACGGCATGGTGAGCTTCGGCAAGGACACCAAGGGCAAGCGCAAGGTCGTGATCACGCCCTATGGCATCGACGGCCAACTGCTCTCGGACCAGGCGCGCGAGTACCTGGTGCCCAAGGGCAAGCACATCCAGGTGCAGCCGGGTGACCACGTCCGCGCCGGTGATCCCCTGCAGGACGGACCCGCGAACCCGCACGACATCTTGCGCGTGAAGGGCGAGAAGGAGCTCGCGGCTTGGCTCGTCAACGAGATCCAGCAGGTGTATCGCCTGCAGGGCGTGGGCATCAACGACAAGCACATCGAAGCGATCGTGCGTCAGATGCTGCGCCGGGTCCGCATCAAGGAGGTCGGCGACACCAACTTCCTGATCGACGAGCAGGTCGAGAAGTACATCTTCGAGCGCGAGAACATGCGGATGATGGAGCGTGGTGGTCAGCCCGCCGTCGCGGAGCCCATGCTCCTCGGCATCACCAAGGCGTCGCTGTCCACGGAGTCCTTCATCAGTGCGTCCTCCTTCCAGGAGACGACGAAGGTGCTCACCGAGGCCGCGATCTGCGGCAAGACGGACGATCTCCGCGGCATCAAAGAGAACGTCATCATGGGTCGGCTGATCCCTGCGGGAACCGGTCTGCCGGCGTACAAGCGCCTGCAGGTGGTCGTGGAGGACAAGCAGGCTCAGCTGTCACCGGTGGCTTACGCCCCAGCGGTACAGGCCGAGATCACTCCCGCCGTCGGCGAGGAGTGAGTCGACCGAAAGAGCAACGGGCCGCGGGGCAATCGCCCTGCGGCCCAGCGCATTTTGTCAGGTGCCCGAGAGGGGCAGCACGATCGAGGCCGTCGCTCCGTAGCCGTAGAGGTAGGCGCCGACCGGCACGGAGCTGTCCAAGATGTGGCTACCGGCCGTAACAGCACACTCCACCCGTTGGTAGCTGGCACCGAGGGCGGACGAGCTGCAGCTCGAGGGGAGCGCCGCTCCATCGAGTTGCAGTCCGCTGGTGGAGGGTGCGATCACGACGAGGGTGCTCGTGGTCCATGTCGCGTCGGCCTGGAAGCCGAAGTGCTTCTGGAACGCAGGGCTATCCGTCACCAAGAACATCGACGGATCACCTGTGTCTTGCGTCGTGAAGTTCTTGGAGGCGAGCAGCTGCCCCACCAATAGGGGCGCGCTGCTGGTGAGCGTGAAGCTCGTCGTGGCCCAGATGTCGTGGACCTCACCGGCCGACACCGTGAAACTGTCGAAAGGAGCCGGCAAGCTGGTGGAGACGGTGGTCCCCGCGGAGGTGCCGACGACCCGCACGAAGTCGGGCTCCACGAACGAGCTCCCCGAGCGAAGCGGGCTCTTCGCGATGGCATAGCTCTGCCCGAGCGCGCCGTTCGGAGGGATCTGCAGCTCGAAGTGGTCGGTGCAGCAGGTGTCGTTCGGATCGTGGCCGGCGAACGTGGGCGCGGGAGGAGCGAAGCCGGCGTAGGGAACGGTGATGCGCTCGCCGCTGGAGAACACCGCGACCGGCGCGCTGGCTTCCACGATGGTTCCCGTCAAGTCCCCCGTGCCCCCATCGCTCGACAGGTTCAACACGTCGAACGGGCCAAGTTGCAGCGAGAGCTGCTCGCCGGCCTTTTTGGCAGAAATCGTGCCGTTTCCGAGCATGGCTCCCCCTGCCGTGACCGTGACCGAAGTCCCCGCCGCCGTGCCCACGATGGTCACGGAGCTGTGATCCGGGATGCCCGGGATGGAGATGGGCGCCGTCGGATTGGTAGTGGGCCATCCCAACACGTGATGCTTCGTGCCGAGCTCAGTTGCGGGCAACAGCGCCGTGCCGCCGTTGGCGGCGTCATCACCGTTCTGCTGATAGAGCAGGATGGGCGCCGTCGAGGTCACGTGAAAGGCGTTCGACGAGAGCAGCGTGTACGGCGGTCCCGGAGGATCCGCCGTGGAGCTCGTCATGCCGCTCACCTCGCGGGTGGGCATGGTGATCGTCAAGCTCTGTCCCGCGAGCACGTTCGTGTCCGAGACCTTGGTCGGCGCCGGCGTCGCTCCGGGCGCGGCGTCGTTCCGCTCCACGGTGACGTTGGCGGCGGCGCTGCCTGGGTTGTGCACCAACAAGTGCCAGGGCTTGTCCCACGCTGCGTCCGGACCGCGGGACATGGGCAGGTCTACGGCCCAAAACTCGGTTCCCGCTAGCGTGGGAGTCGGGGTCCCGCCGTCCCCCGCGGTGCCGCCCGCTCCGGCGCTGCCACCCACGCCAGCATCGCCGCCGCTCACTCCGCCACTGCCGCCGCCCACACCGCCCGTGCCTCCAGCCACGCCCCCGCTCCCGCCATCACCACCGGTCCCCGTGCCGCTAACGCCCCCGCTTCCGGCACTGGCGTCCAAACCTCCGTCGTGTGTACCGCCACCCCCCGAGCCGCTGCCTCCGCAGCCCACCAACGCCATCACACCCAAGAGCCCCGCCAAGCGCTTGTGCATGGTGACAAGGTGCCACGATCTCGAGGAGCGCGGGCCACGTGGTTCCGCGGCGGACCAACAAACCCAATAAATACGGACGTTTAAGTCGAAGATCGCGAAATTGTCTTGCGGGTACGCAGATGTAGGTGTTAGCAGTACACGTGCGTACACACTCTTACCGAGTGGGCAAGTTTCCAGCAGCGAGGATGGTCCCCATGAAAGGCAGCGCGATCTTCACCGGTCTGGTTCTCCTGAGCACGACGCTCGCCGTCGGTTGCTCCACCGACACCGCCGCGCCCGTGGGCGGTGGTGGCAACCAGCAGCTCGACCCAAGCGATCTGGTGAAGCCCGAAGAGGGCAAGGCAGATGCGAGCTACCTCGGCGTGTTCCTCGAGTTCGAGTTCGATGCAGAGGTGCTCGTCAGCGGCAGCTGGGGCGTGAGCTCCAAGATCGAAGATCAGCTGCTCTACACCATCGGGCACCTGAACGGCGAGAAGGCGGTCGGTCGTCTCGACAAGCTCGAGATCACGAACGTGCAAACGAGCAGCGAGGGCGGCAACACTCTCGTGAAGTATCACGCGAAGCTTCCCGTGGCCTGGGGTCGCAAGGACGCAGTGCCCGAGACGTACACTCTCAAGATCCCGCGCGACGGCACCTTCACCGGCTACGAGAGCTTCACGGAGAAGTACAAGCACGACTGCGTGGAGTGGGGCGCCCACGACGTGGATACCGGGAGCATGTGGTACTACTACCGCCCCAACAACTCCTCTTGTCATCTCGAGGAAGCCGACGTGGTCACGACCGTGGCGACGGTCAAACCCTCGGGCACGCAGACCACCGGCAAGTATCCCGAGTACGACCAGGTCTGGAAGGACGACCTGTTCAAGGTCGTGGCCATCTTCGGCAAGTACGAGGACGGCGCCACGAGCGCTTCGGACGCCGGGATTTCCGCCTACAACGAGTTCGTGAAGAGCATCAAGAGCCGGCTGTCCGCTCACCAGCTGACCACCACGCCAGCGCAGGTTCCGACCTCTCCGGGCGTCGAGATGCCGGACATCACCTTCGAGGCCACGCTGGCCGACGGCAAGAAGGTGCAGGTCACCACGCTCCTGGTCGACAACGTGCGCACTGCTGGTTACGCCTTCGACAAGCGTTATGAGGAGCTGAGCGGCACCGCGGACTTCATCGTGTACAACGGCCACGCGGGCCTGGGCGCCAACATCCGCGCGTTGGCTCAGAAGGGCAAGTGGGTCCAGGGCCAATACGCGGTCGTGTTCATGAACGGCTGCGACACCTACGCCTACGTGGACTCCGAGCTGTGGGACGACCACGCTGCCGTGAACCCCGATGACCCGAAGGGCACCAAGTACCTCGACATCGTCACCAACGCGATGCCGGCCTACTTCCGTTCGGACGCTGGCGCGACCATGGCCTTCGTCAACGGCCTGCTCAGCTACGAGCAGCCGAAGACCTACGAGCAGATCTTCAAGGAGGTCGACGGCTCGCAGATCATCCTGGTCAGCGGCGAAGAGGACAACGCCTTCGTGCCCGGCGGCGGCGGCGGCACGCCAGAGGCTTGGGAAGGCATGAACGAGAGCGGCAGCGTGGCCAAGAACGAAGAGATCCGCTACGCCACGCCGACGCTCACGCCGGGCCGCTATCGCTTCGACATGGACGGCGACAGCGACGCCGACCTGTACGTGCGCGTCGGCGAGGCTCCCGAAAAGAACCTCTACGATTGCCGTCCCTACAAGTACGGCTCCAAGGAGAGCTGCGAGGTCGAGATCACCACGCCGGCGCCGGTTCACGTGATGGTGCGCGGCTGGGCGTCGAGCTCGAGCTACACGCTGGCGGGCAGCCCCGAGTAGTCCGCCTCACCCAGAAAGGGCCGCGGTGATCCCATCGCGGCCTTTTCCAATTTTGTCGCGGCGCCGCGGAATCAGTGCGCTCTCATTGTGCCGTCGGTGGCGCGGACAGCTCTCGCTCGGTAGAGATACGGTCGTACGCCAGCCACGCCCCATAGCCGAGCAGCACGAGCGCTGCGGCAAAGCCGATGGCAATGATGGGAGCGCGACGGCGCGTTCCGAAATTGGGCTCGGAGTCGAGGGACTCGCGGGCCAGCGCTTCGAGATCGACCGGCGGCCGCGCGGGCTGCGCCTGCGGCGGTGCCGGCTGCGTGAGCGCTGGCGGCGGGGGCGTCCCGGCAGCGGGCAGCGGCTGGGGCGGCGGTTCGCGGCTGGCGCGCTCCAGCGCTTCGGCCAACATGGCGCGGTCACCCGTGGGCGTCTTGAGATCGCCCATCACCGCGATCGAGCTCGAATGCGTCACGGACGACTCGAACTCCGCGGCGAGCTCGGAGCGCTGCTCGGCTGCGTCGAGGGCGCGGCTCACCATCTTCTTGCGGCGTGCGAGACGCTCGGCGAGCTTGCTGGAAACGTAGGCGGCCACGTCTGTCTGCGTGGTGGGGCCGCACAGCTGGATGATCAGCGTCTCCAGCGCTCGGTGCATTTCGTCCGCGGTCGCGTAGCGTCCGTTCGGCTCGTAGCACAGCGCGGTGTACACCACTTCCGCGACCTCGTTCGGCACGCCGCGTAGTGGCTCCGGGGGCATGCCCTTCACCAACCGCGCGAGCGTGGCGAGCTGATTGTCACCTTCGTACGGGGTCCTACCCGATAGCAGTTGATACAGCATCACCCCCGCGGCCCAAATGTCTGCGCGGCGGTCCACGTCCCTGCCCAGAGCCTGCTCCGGGGCCATGTACGCGACCTTGCCCTTGATGACACCCGCGCTGGTCTCCTCGCTCAAGCGATCCACGGCCTTGGCCACGCCGAAGTCGATGACCTTGACCTCACCGGTGTGGCTCACCAAGACGTTGGCGGGGGACACGTCGCGATGCACCACCCCGAGGAGGGTGCCGTCTGGACTCTTCACCTCGTGGGCGGCGTGCAGGCCATTCAGTGTGTCGCTCACGATTCTGAGGACGATGCCCAGCGGCAGCTTCTCTCCGGAGCCATGGACCACCCGACGGAGAGCGGACACCGAGTCGCCTTCGATCCACTCCAGCACCAGGTAGAGCAGATCCACCTGCTCGCCCAGATCCAGGATCTGCGCCACGTTCGGATGGTGGATGTTGGCGATGATGCGCGCCTCGTCCAGGAACATGCGCTGGAAGCGAGGGTCCGCCGCGTGTTGGGACAGGATCGTCTTGATCGCGACCAAACGCTCGAAGCCGTGGTGGCCGGTGAGCCGCGCCACCCAAACCTGGGCCATGCCGCCCTGGGCGATGGGGGCCAAGAGCTCGTAGCGATCAAGTCGCGCTCCTGGCGCCAGCTGTGCAGGCGGAGGCACCGAGCTCATAGGAGGCTCAACTTTTGTCGCTCCCCGGGGGCTTGCGCAAGGCCTTTGCTGGGGAGGCCGGTTCCATGCGGTGCTGGCGCCGAGATTGGCGCGTCGTGTAGCCTATTGGCGATGTCGACGAACCCGATCCTCGGGCTGGACGTTTACGTGGCACTGGCAGCAGTGGGCTGGGCGGATGGCCAGCTCACCCGAGAAGCGGCAGACGCGATCTTACGGACGGCGTCCGAAGAGGGGATCGAGATCGAACAGCTGTCCAAGATCGAGGACGCCGTGAAGGAGCCGGTAGACGTGGGCGTCGTCGATCGGATGAACATGAGCAAATCCGATCGCTTGTACGTCTACGCCGTCGCCTCCTGGATCGCGGCGTTGGACGGGCCCGCCACCGACAAGGAGCAAGAGGCTCTCGACAAGCTGGGCCTGGCCTTGGGGGTTCCCGAACCTCCGCGTCGCCATGCCGACGAGATCATGCGTGAAATCGCCGCGCAGGACTCGCGGCCGGAGCGTTTCGATTTGCACGCTCTACGCAAGACGTTGGACGAACGACTGGAGGCGGCCCGCGCGGCGCGCTTGGCTCAGTCCGAGGACGCCGAGTCCTGACTCAGTCGGCGCCGTTCGCGGCATCCGACTTCTCGTCGTGGTGAACGCGCACCTCGAGTAGCCGGATTCGTCGTCGAAACGCCTCGAGCACCTCGAACTCCGCGGTGCCCACCACGACCTTGTCGCCCACCCGTGGTGAGCGGCCGAGCTCGGAGAGCACCAAGCCCGCAACGGTGTCCTCGTCCCGATCCGACAGCTCGAGCTCGAGGGCCTCTTCCAGGTCCATCACCAACGTGGTGCCGCTCACGCGATACACGCCGTCGCCCACGGCGCTCACGTCGGGGATCTCTTCGTCGAACTCGTCCTGGATCTGTCCGACGATTTCCTCGATCACGTCCTCCAGCGTCACGATGCCGCTGATTCCGCCGTATTCGTCCACTACCGCGGCCATGTGCAGGCGCTCTTGCCGCATGCGCCGGAGCAGGGCGTCCAGCGGCAGGGTCTCCGGCACGAAGGTGATCTCCCGCTT
It includes:
- the rpoB gene encoding DNA-directed RNA polymerase subunit beta; the encoded protein is MASKVQSNFRHRMNLGRVEPIVEIPNLIDIQKSSYDKFLQSELSPRERREIGLESVFRSVFPIKDFDGTSELVYVSYNLERPKYDVDECRQRGMTYAAPIKVTTQLMVYDTRDGGERIVRDIKEQEVYFGEIPLMTETGTFIINGTERVVVSQLHRSPGVFFDHDKGKTHSSGKLLYSARVIPYSGSWLDFEFDHKDIIYVRIDRRRKMHATVLLRALGFSTQDLLNYFYSTETVYLDKGGKFGKSIEYDLLPGQRATRDIKIGSDTVVKKNTKFTRAAIKKLREAKVDRLPLELPELIGKVSAQDVIDKETGEVLLECNEEVTEITLDRLREAEIPEFKILFIDGLNVGPYLRDTLIADKVKTTEDAIMEIYRRLRPGDPPTLETAKQLFNNLFFNPERYDLSAVGRLKLNYKFYRDLPEDQKPGLDQTVLSPQDILETVRHLIELKNGRGSVDDIDHLGNRRVRAVGELMENQYRIGLVRMARAIKERMSVSQEIDTLMPHDLINAKPVGAVVKEYFGSSQLSQFMDQTNPLSEVTHKRRLSALGPGGLTRERAGFEVRDVHATHYGRICPIETPEGPNIGLIASLSTFARVNEYGFVETPYRSVENGQVRKNVEWFSALEEEGKYIAQASADQDDKGRFKNTLVSARYNGDFRMAVPDQIELMDVAPNQMVSVAAALVPFLEHDDANRALMGANMQRQAVPLVRTEAPLVGTGMERRVAIDSGVCVVARREGVVESVDAERIVVRATAGEGDEVPDIYQLTKYQRSNQSTCYNQKPIVRPGEVVKANDVLADGPATDKGELALGQNVLVAFMPWQGYNFEDSILVSERIVKEDVYTSVHIEEFECVARDTKLGKEEITKDIPNVGEEALKDLDDAGIVRIGAEVKPGDILVGKITPKGESQLSPEEKLLRAIFGEKAGDVRDSSLKVPPGVSGIVINARIFSRKGTEKDERARTIEDQERAKLERTRDEEVKILRDSFFRKIKKVLTGKTTAGKLVDDKGKVLLAKGVQIAADELTEIPRKYWGEIPVESGGDEVAQLLHDLEEMVREREEHFRDKIERLSRGDELPPGVIKMVKVYVAIKRKLQVGDKMAGRHGNKGVVSRILPEEDMPYLADGRPVDIVLNPLGVPSRMNVGQILETHLGWGARELGRQIHEMVESKFSPDKVKARLVEVYDGDENFSKMIKSLSADEAISLASKVKNGVFFGTPVFDGAHEAQIKGALNKAELSPSGQAILFDGRSGEPFDHNVTVGVMYMLKLHHLVDDKIHARSIGPYSLVTQQPLGGKAQFGGQRLGEMEVWAMEAYGAAYALQEFLTVKSDDVQGRTRMYESIVKGEYALEAGLPESFNVLIKELQSLCLNVELVEAPAQATAAEE
- the rpoC gene encoding DNA-directed RNA polymerase subunit beta'; this encodes MRDIFSFFEKPKDPLSFSAMRISLASPEKIREWSHGEVKKPETINYRTFKPERDGLFCAKIFGPVKDYECICGKYKRMKHRGIVCEKCGVEVIQSKVRRERLGHINLATPVAHIWFLKSLPSRIGNILDITLKDLEKVLYCEAYIVIDPKDTGLGVGELLSEDRYVQLLEEYGDDRFDAGMGGEAVLEMLKRVDVHSLAEQLRGEMRTSTSEAKRKKIAKRLKVVEAFRGSGNRPEWMMLTVIPVLPPDLRPLVPLDGGRFATSDLNDLYRRVINRNNRLKRLLELNAPEIIIRNERRMLQEAVDALFDNGRRGKTITGPNKRPLKSLSDMLKGKQGRFRQNLLGKRVDYSGRSVIVVGPTLKLHQCGLPKKMALELFKPFIYNKLEERGFVNTIKSAKKMVEKERPEVWDILDEVISEHPVLLNRAPTLHRLGIQAFEPVLIEGKAIQLHPLVCAAFNADFDGDQMAVHVPLSIEAQMEARVLMMSTNNILSPANGRPIINPTQDIVLGLYYATRLRRFARGSYRENALTYDEGKGELSGYLRGVFASPDEVRMAYDNGVVDLHSGIKVRIKDRDDEGKQRSRVVATTVGRVIIAEILPPGIPFDYVNKVLNKKALSALIDVCYRKHKNKETVLLADRLRTLGFTHATRAGISICMDDMVIPDKKKELIDAAQAELERVVDQYQEGLITDGERYNKVVDIWAGVADRVTEEMMQVIGREVMTDPETNESSDESSFNPVYIMADSGARGSTQQMRQLAAMRGLMAKPSGEIIETPITANFREGLSVLQYFISTHGARKGLADTALKTANSGYLTRRLVDVAQDAVVAEFDCGTLDGIRVTKLEEAGEVIQPLGDRILGRVVLEDVVDPLTGEVLVEANTELDETLVRQIEEAGIEEVVIRSVLTCQTRRGVCSMCYGRDLARGYRVNIGEAVGIIAAQSIGEPGTQLTMRTFHIGGAAARGKIEQSSLETRTEGTVQLRNVQLANKQDGSVVVMNRHGELVIMDDTGREREHHRLVYGAMLKCKDGDRVPAASIVAEWDPFAAPILTEVGGIVKFGDLVEGVTVIEKVDEVTGLSRKIVIESRAADLRPRITISDPETGEPMKLPGTELDARYLLPVGANIVAQEGEQISAGEALVKIPRDTTKVQDITGGLPRVAELFEARKPKDHAIISEIDGMVSFGKDTKGKRKVVITPYGIDGQLLSDQAREYLVPKGKHIQVQPGDHVRAGDPLQDGPANPHDILRVKGEKELAAWLVNEIQQVYRLQGVGINDKHIEAIVRQMLRRVRIKEVGDTNFLIDEQVEKYIFERENMRMMERGGQPAVAEPMLLGITKASLSTESFISASSFQETTKVLTEAAICGKTDDLRGIKENVIMGRLIPAGTGLPAYKRLQVVVEDKQAQLSPVAYAPAVQAEITPAVGEE
- a CDS encoding IgGFc-binding protein, which produces MHKRLAGLLGVMALVGCGGSGSGGGGTHDGGLDASAGSGGVSGTGTGGDGGSGGVAGGTGGVGGGSGGVSGGDAGVGGSAGAGGTAGDGGTPTPTLAGTEFWAVDLPMSRGPDAAWDKPWHLLVHNPGSAAANVTVERNDAAPGATPAPTKVSDTNVLAGQSLTITMPTREVSGMTSSTADPPGPPYTLLSSNAFHVTSTAPILLYQQNGDDAANGGTALLPATELGTKHHVLGWPTTNPTAPISIPGIPDHSSVTIVGTAAGTSVTVTAGGAMLGNGTISAKKAGEQLSLQLGPFDVLNLSSDGGTGDLTGTIVEASAPVAVFSSGERITVPYAGFAPPAPTFAGHDPNDTCCTDHFELQIPPNGALGQSYAIAKSPLRSGSSFVEPDFVRVVGTSAGTTVSTSLPAPFDSFTVSAGEVHDIWATTSFTLTSSAPLLVGQLLASKNFTTQDTGDPSMFLVTDSPAFQKHFGFQADATWTTSTLVVIAPSTSGLQLDGAALPSSCSSSALGASYQRVECAVTAGSHILDSSVPVGAYLYGYGATASIVLPLSGT